The sequence TAACGGCACAGATAGTGACTTTACTGTTGTTAGTCTTACGTCTGGAGGCGTCGAACGGTGGGTGTATAGATATAACGGCCCTGGTGATTCACTTGATATCGCCCGAGCTATCGTATGTGATCCTGACGGTAACTTATATGTTGCAGGGAGCAGCTACAACAACAATAATAATGACGTGATAATTATAAGCCTTGCCCCAGATGGAGCTGAACGCTGGGTTTATAGGTACAATGGTACTGGAAACGGTGATGACATAGCCAATTCTATTGTCTTGGGATTGGACGGTAATCTATATGCTGCGGGAGTGAGTTACGAGGCCGGCACAGAGGATGATTTTCTTATCATTAGCGTGGATACAGCAGGAAACGAACGCTGGGTTTATACGTATGATTGGACAGGCGGGGGGCGATGGCGCATATACACTGGTGTATGGGGCTGATCACAACCTATATGCAGGCGGATATAGCTATCATTTTGTTGTAGTACATGTATTCACAGTCATTAGCATTGACACAGCAGGTTCAGAAAGGTGGCTATTTAGAACGCAAGGTACTGGAGTGTGCAATGAAAGTGCCTATTCGTTAGCCTACGGGCCTGATAATCACATATACAGCGCAGGGGTTTCCTATCTTCTGGATTTCACAGTCATATCCCTTGATACGACCGGTTCCCGTCAGTGGGAATTTCTATATGGACAGCCAGGTGATGATCGGGCCTATGATAATTTCTTTGGCTTAGATGGTAATATTTACGCAGCAGGTTATATTAGTGTAAGTGGAGCGGGTTTTGAGTTTGCGGTTATTTCATTAACTGATATGGGTGATACAAACTGGATATACAGCATTAATGGTTCTGCAAATGGTAATGATGTAGCACAAGCCATTGTATATGGTGCTGATGAACATATATATTGTGCGGGCTGGATTATCGACACCAGTAGTGCAGAAGATTTTGTGGTGATTCGACTAAACACAACAGGTGCCGAAGAATGGAAGTACAAATACAATGGCGCCGACAATAACACAGATAAAGCAGCAGCAGTCGTATACGGACAAGACGACAACATCTATGCTGCTGGATGTTGTACGGATAGTGGAAATCTCGATTTTGTGGTGATTAGCCTGGACACAACAACCACCGGTGTTGATGAAAAACAGATACAGACATCAGACATTCAATGTGTTCATCCTTTTTCAACGTTTTTCACCAACAGTATTGTCCTGGAAGTAAACAACCCACCTTGCAATTTAGAGATTGTTCTTTATGATGTGCAAGGAAGAAAGAAATATGAAACTTTATTGTCTTCGCCACCAACCGTTTTGGAAATCAATGATGGCGAAATTTCTCTTCTCCCCAAAGGAATTTATTTTCTAAGGATCAATATAAACAGTGTTGATCAGGAAGTCGTAAAACTCATAAAGATCTAATGGTTGTGCAATTATTAAGAATGAATTCCAGTAAATTCCCGTAACATATATCCCTTTTATACCTATTACCTATGCATTTTCAGATTGGTACAAGTTTCTCTCACGCTGATGATATTTTGCTAAGAGGATTCTAATTACATCGGAATTCAAATTTTCCGATATACATGTCCATAAATGACAAAAAAATTCGGACGGGATTGGGGGTCAGGATTAAAAAAGGGGGCTTTCGCCCCCTTTTTCTCTTTCCTGTTTGCTGTAACCGGTTCTCCCCATCCGGAGCTAACACAAAAAATTAACATTTCCGCTTAGTAATAACTATTAACATTTCTGCTTGGTAATATCACAGTAAAACGAGGGCTTGACTTTCTTGCATTTTTATTATATAATCCCTTTGTTATTTCGAGAACTGAAAATTCGGGGCCGTAGCCCAGTTGGGAGAGCGCTTGACTGGCAGTCAAGAGGTCACGGGTTCGAATCCCGTCGGCTCCACATTAAAAAACAAGGAGGATTATAATGAAAGCAATATTTAAAATTAAGTATCGCTATTTTCTTTTCATTCTTGTTGGTTTAATCATCATCGGCTGTGCACCGAGCCAGACCACCACACAAACCACGACCCAGACTACTGTGGATATGAAAAAAGAAGCGGAGCAGGAATACTCGATCGCTTATGAATATTACAAACACGGGAATTATGATGATGCGATTCTCCATTTCCAGAAGGCAATAAAACTATGGAAAGACTATCTTGCGGCGTATATCGCCCTGGCAAAGGCATATCGTGCAAAACGGGATATCGTGACCGCTGAATCAACATACAATTACGCCAAAAAAATCGCACCCAAAGACACAAGGCCTTATGAAGGACTCGGTGCGTTATATACGGAATTGAAAAAATACGGAGAAGCGATTGTCGAATATCAAGCGGGCTTGGCGCTCGACTCGACAAACGTCAATCTCCTCAATGGACTCGGTTTTATTTATATGAAAACAAAAGAATATACCAGGTCTTTGGATTATTATAACAAAAGTCTAAAGTATGAGCCGGAAAACGTAGTAACGATGTTCGCAGTCGCCAATGTCTATATGGAGATGGATGAGCCGAATAAAGCTGTATCATATCTCCAGGAGTTGAAGAAAAGGAAACCCAAGAATACCGAGGTCAGAAAAAAACTCGCCGAGACACTCGTGGATCTGCAGCGATACAGTGAAGCAGCCGAGGAATATAAACATCTGCTGGAGCAGGAACCGGATAACTATTACTATCACCTTCAGCTGGGGTTGATCTATCAACGTCAGAAAAAGTATGCTGCGGCGCAGACAGAATTTGAGGAAGCGAAAAGATTGGAACCCGACAATGCACTGCCGATTTTCTATCTCGCAGACCTCAATATCTCCCGCGGCAAGTACGGAGCAGCGGAAAATTTAATCAAAGAAGCGAAGAAGATCGATCCCGCGAATCTCTATGGTGATGTCCTGCTCGGTGATATCTATGAACGCCGCGGTTATTCATTTATGAACAAATGGCAGAAAAACAAATCCAAAAAAAATTGTCCCACTCTCAACAGTGCCTTGAGCTACCTGCGTACGGCGATTACGTATTACAACAAATCTAAAGTAGACAGTAAGTTCAGTACTTACGCGCGTACTGAAATCACGCGTTGTAACAACTGGATAAAATCACTGAATGAAGACAAGTGGTTTTATTGTAAATAGAACAAAAGGAGGGAAGATGAAAAACAGAGGAATCAGCGGTTTCGGAGTAATTGTTTTGATAATCATGCTTCTCTTGATCGGATATGTAGTATGGCAGATCGTCCGGGTGCATCTAACATACGGAACAATAAGCGAAAAGGTCGAACAGGCGGCGAAGATCGGACCGACTATGACGGATATGGAAATAATCAATCAACTTATGAGGGAAGCAAAAGATGTAAAAGTGGAGTTGAATCCGGATTCGATATTCATCGACCGTTCAATACCTGATTCTTTCCGGGTATATGTAAGTTATGATGATTCTTCCGATGTCTTCGGTATGTTTGTTTACCGACGCCATTTTGTGGTGGACAAGATCGAACCGATCAAAGTAAGATTCTGATGCTAAAAAGCGCGGTCCTTCTTCTGAATCAAAATTATGAACCACTGACCGTTCTCCGGGTAAAGAGGGCGATCACCCTTTTGATCTTGGGAAAGGTTGACTTGATTGAAAACGTCGACGGCAAACTGCTCCACAGTATCAGTCTCAGTTATCCTGTTCCGTCGGTCATCAGATTAAAATATTTCGTGCGTATAAAGAGAAAAGAAATTTCTCTGACAAAAAAGAATATAATAAAGAGAGACAATCATCAATGTCAATACTGCGGGAAAAAAACCGGTATGATGACGACCGACCACATCATCCCTAAAGCCCTGGGCGGTGCGGACTCCTGGGAGAATCTCGTCTGTGCCTGCCTGGATTGTAATAATCGAAAAGGCAACAGGAGTCTCAAGGAGGCGGGAATGAAATTAATAAGAAAACCGAAAAGACCCAATTACTTTACTTTTGTGCTTACTGAGCTCGGAAGACCGAAAGACAAATGGCGTCCTTTTCTCTTCCAATCGTAATAGAATAAAACAGGAGCTCTGCATATATTTGAATATTTGAATCCTTTCAGAAAAACCGGCTGCAGATAAAGATTCAATGATGCTCTTAATCTTATTATTACTGCAAAATCCGCCGGCCGGAATCGATATTGAACTCACGGGAAATATTTTTTTCTCCTCTCCGTATCTCCTTGGGGATATGGTGGTGAAGGACAGAAACGACCTTGAAAGAGTGATCGCCTCAATCCTCGACAGATATACTGATGCGGGTTTTCCTTTCTGCCGCATCTCCCCCCGAATTG is a genomic window of candidate division WOR-3 bacterium containing:
- a CDS encoding T9SS type A sorting domain-containing protein — protein: MIFLSLAWIQQETNAGFIRMIGQAGGDGAYTLVYGADHNLYAGGYSYHFVVVHVFTVISIDTAGSERWLFRTQGTGVCNESAYSLAYGPDNHIYSAGVSYLLDFTVISLDTTGSRQWEFLYGQPGDDRAYDNFFGLDGNIYAAGYISVSGAGFEFAVISLTDMGDTNWIYSINGSANGNDVAQAIVYGADEHIYCAGWIIDTSSAEDFVVIRLNTTGAEEWKYKYNGADNNTDKAAAVVYGQDDNIYAAGCCTDSGNLDFVVISLDTTTTGVDEKQIQTSDIQCVHPFSTFFTNSIVLEVNNPPCNLEIVLYDVQGRKKYETLLSSPPTVLEINDGEISLLPKGIYFLRININSVDQEVVKLIKI
- a CDS encoding tetratricopeptide repeat protein, with the protein product MKAIFKIKYRYFLFILVGLIIIGCAPSQTTTQTTTQTTVDMKKEAEQEYSIAYEYYKHGNYDDAILHFQKAIKLWKDYLAAYIALAKAYRAKRDIVTAESTYNYAKKIAPKDTRPYEGLGALYTELKKYGEAIVEYQAGLALDSTNVNLLNGLGFIYMKTKEYTRSLDYYNKSLKYEPENVVTMFAVANVYMEMDEPNKAVSYLQELKKRKPKNTEVRKKLAETLVDLQRYSEAAEEYKHLLEQEPDNYYYHLQLGLIYQRQKKYAAAQTEFEEAKRLEPDNALPIFYLADLNISRGKYGAAENLIKEAKKIDPANLYGDVLLGDIYERRGYSFMNKWQKNKSKKNCPTLNSALSYLRTAITYYNKSKVDSKFSTYARTEITRCNNWIKSLNEDKWFYCK
- a CDS encoding HNH endonuclease, producing MLKSAVLLLNQNYEPLTVLRVKRAITLLILGKVDLIENVDGKLLHSISLSYPVPSVIRLKYFVRIKRKEISLTKKNIIKRDNHQCQYCGKKTGMMTTDHIIPKALGGADSWENLVCACLDCNNRKGNRSLKEAGMKLIRKPKRPNYFTFVLTELGRPKDKWRPFLFQS